The genomic stretch CTGCGGCTGATGGGCCGGTGCTCATCGCCGGCCTGAAGGCACCGGCGCTGGCGCATGCGCTGGCGGAAGAACTGCGCGCCCGCGGTATCAGCGTCGAACTGCTGGATCGGTGGCTGCCGCGCGCGGACTATCTGGACCGGGTCGCGCGCGCGCCGGTGGCGGTGACCTTGCCGCATCCGACCGAAGGCTTCTATCTGCCTGCGCTGGAGGCGATGGCGCTGGGTGTGCCGGTGGTGCTGGGCGATTGCGTGGGCTCGCGCGAGTACACGCGCGATGGCGAAAACTGCTTGCTGGCGGCGCTGGCGCCGGCGCCACTGGCTGAGGCCGCGCAGCGCGCAATGCAGCCGATGCAGGCTGCGCGCCTGCGGGCTGGCGGTCTGGCGACGGCAGGGCGTTTTGGCCAGGCCGCAGAGCGCGCTGCCTTTGCGCAGCTGCTGCGCGATATTGGGATGGCGGCACCGTGAAGCCCCGCGATCTCATCCTGACCGGCGTCCCGCGCAGCGGCACGACCCTGTGCTGCGACCTGCTGGGGCGGGCCGGCGATACCGTGGCGCTGGTGGAGCCGATGCCGGTGCATGCATTGCCGCTGGATCACGCCGAGGCGGTTGGCTCCATCCGCGGATTCTTCCGCGACTCGCGCGACAGCCTGCTGCGTGCGGGCGAGGCGATCGGCCAGCAGGTCGGTGGACGCGGCCCGGACAACTTCTTCGACGACCAGCGTGACGCGCGCGGCCTGCGTGTGCGCAAGGTGGGGCTGGGCGCGGTCCGCGTCGACAAGCCGCTGTCCCCCTGCTTCACCCTGGTGGTCAAGCACAACGCCGCCTTCGCCGCGTTGCTGCCCACGTTGGCCGAATCCTTCGAATGCCTGGCGCTGGTGCGTAACCCGTTGGCGGTGCTGGCGTCGTGGAACTCGGTGGACCTGCCGGTCGCGCGTGGTCGCCTGCCTGCCGGCGAGCGCCTGGAACCGGCGCTGGCAACCGCGCTGGATGCGCAGCCCGACTTGCTGACGCGCCAGCTGTTGTTGCTGGACTGGCTGTTCGCGCGCTTCGCACGGGTGCTGCCGCGCGCTCGCATCCTGCGCTATGAGGATGTGGTGGGCAGCAACGGCGCGGCCCTGGCGCAAGCCAGCGGCATCGCATTGCCAGCCGCCACGCTGGCCAGTCGCAATGCCAGCCGGCTGTATGACGCCGACGCCTGCGCGGCGTTTGCCGCGCGCTTGCGGGCGGATAGGGGGGCATGGCGCGGGTTCTATGGCGAGGACGAGATCATGGCGGCGCTGGCCGCGCTGACGGCGCCGACATGAGCGCGCCTCGCATCGGCTTCCTGATTGGCGGCGTGCAGAAGGGCGGCACCACCGCCTTGGCGCAGTACCTTGCAGCGCACCCAGGCATCGCCCTGCCGCGTGGCAAGGAGGCGCATGTCTTCGATGCGCCGGATTACGACGATCGGTGGACATCGGCCGACATCGACGCGCGTTATGCCGCGCATTTCGAGCCGGACGCGCAAGGGCTGCATGGCGATGCCACGCCCATCTACTGCTTCCATCCCGCCTTCGTGCGCCGCATCGCCGCCTACAACCCGGCGATGCGCTGGGTCCTTTTGCTGCGCCATCCGGTGGAGCGCGCGGTGTCGCACTACCACATGGAACGGGCGCGCGGCGACGAGTCCTGGCCGTTCTGGCCGGCGATGCTGCTGGAGCGTTGGCGGCTCGCAGGACATCTTGATGATTTCGCCCAAGGCTCGCCGCTGAGGCATTTCAGTTACCGTGCCCGCGGCGACTATGCGCGCCAGCTGGACGTGCTGCTGGCGCACTTCCCGCGCAGGCAGGTGCTGCTGTTGCGCAATGAACAGCTGGCGGCGCGGCCCGCAGAGGCCCTGGCGCAGACACTGGAATTCCTTGGCCTGCCGGCAATGAAACGCGACGACGCTGATTATGTCCGCGTTTTCAAGGGACAATATCCGCCGCTGTCGCGCGATGGGCTCCGGTTCCGGGTATTGCAGCGGCTGATGGGCAGGCCGATGCGGCGTGCACGGGAACGGTTCGGGCTGGAGTGGACATGATGGGCAGCGACGTCGGTGGGCAGGCGTGCAGCAGGTGCGCACGATGATGCAAGCGAAATCCCAGGCATTGCTGGTGCTGGGCATGCACCGCAGCGGCACCTCGGCATTGACCGGATTGCTGGGGCTGCATGGCGTCGAGCTGGGCAGCAACCTGAGCGGGGCGGCGGCTGACAACCAGGCCGGGTTCTGGGAGAGCCATCGCGTAGTGGACTTGCACGAGCGTCTGTTCGCCGCGCTGGGCACCAGTTGGGACGACCCACGGGAACTGCCCGTCGGGTGGCTGGAAACCGCCACCCGGCAGGGGTTCGTGGACGACCTGGTGGGACTGCTGCGCGGGGAGTTCGGCGCAGCTGCGCTATGGGGCGTGAAAGATCCCCGCCTGTGCCGAGTGTTGCCTTTGTGGCGGCAGGCGCTGGCGCGGATGAGCGTGGAGCCGAAATTGGTGTTCGCGTTGCGCGATCCCGGCGAGGTCGCCGGCTCGCTGATGCGTCGCAACGGGCTGTCGTCTGCGACGTCTGCGCTGCTGTGGCTACGCCATCTGGTGGAACCGGTACAGGCGGCAGAGGGCTTGCGTTATTGCGCGATTGACTACCACGCCTTGCTGCAGGACTGGCGTGGTTGCATGGCGCGCGCTGCCGCAGCGCTGGGGCTGATCTGGCCGGTGTCGTCCGATGCCTGCGCAGGCGCGGTATCCGCGTATCTGCGTGCGGATCTGCGCCATCAGCGCGCCGCGGACACCCGCGCGCTGCTGCCTGGCGAATGGCGGGAATGGCTGCTGGAGGCCCATGCGGATGCGCTGGCGGTTGCCGACGGCGTGTTGGATCGGCCGGCCTGGGAAGCGTCGCTGTTGCGCACGATGGCGCGTCTGGCTCCAGCGCAGCCGCTGATACCGGACCTGCAGCCGGCATCCCTGATCGACGCATCGCGCAGGATGCTGGCCGAGGCGGAGCACGCACGCGACGATTACCGCGGAGAAGCTGCGAGGCTGTTCGAGGAAAGTGCACGCGCGCAACGGCTGGTCGTCGAGACTGAAGCAAGATGGCAGGCGGCACAACAGGACCTGCTGGCGGCGTGGGAAAAGGAAAAAGAAATCCGCGCTGCCGCGGAGCAGCAGGCGCAGGCGCACGCCCTGGCGGAGCGAGAGGCGCTGGCGGCGTGGGAAAAGGAAAAAGAAGTCCGCGCTGCCGCGGAGCAGCAGGCGCAGGCGGCATGGGAAGCCGAGAAGCGGGCAAGGGCGGAGGCGGATGCGCAGCTGTCCAGCGCGCGCCAAGGCCTGCTGGAGGCGCATGGTGAGTTGCTCAAGCGCAATGCGCGCATCGAGCGGATCCAGTCGGAGCTGGAGGCGATCAAGGGCAGCCGTTCCTGGCGCTGGACCAGGCCGCTGCGATTCGTGCTGCGTACCTTGCGCCACCGTGGACTGACCCCGGAAGACCGGCGCCTTCTGGGCTGGGGGCCGCACAGTCAGGAGCGTGCGGGCGCATCCCCCGCGCTGGAGGCTGTCACCGCGGCCTCGGTGTCCGCCGTCGCGGTGCCTGCCGCGCTCGCGCCGCGGCCGTCGCAACGGGATGTCTTCGTCTGGGCGGTGATCGACTGGCATTTCCGCATCCAGCGTCCGCAGCATCTGGCGCGTGAGCTTGCCGCCGCAGGCCATCGCGTCTTCTACGTCTCCAACAATTTCATCGACGCCGCGCAGCCGGGATTCTCGGTGGAGGCGCTGGATGCCGACGGTCGATTGTTCCAGGTGAACCTGCACCTTGCCGGGCGGCCTGCGATCTACCACGCCGCACCCGACGCGGCGCAGCGTGAGCAGTTGCGCGCCAGCGTCGGCATGTTGCTGGCATGGACGCGCAGCCACGCCTGCGCATCGCTGGTGCAGCACCCGTTCTGGTTGGAGACGGCGCAGGTCCTGCCCAACCAGCGGCTGGTGTACGACTGCATGGATCACCATGCGGGGTTCGCCGACAACACGGATGACGTGCTCGCCCGCGAGCATGAGCTGATGCGGGCTGCGGATCTGCTGGTGGTGACTTCGGACTGGCTGCACGAAGAGACGCGCCGGCACAACCCGAATTGCCTGACCATCCGCAATGCCAGCCAGTACGAACACTTCTGCGAGCCGCCGGCGGAGGTGTTCCGGGACCCGCATGGGCGCCGGGTGATCGGGTACTACGGCGCGATCGCCGAGTGGTTCGACGTCGAACTGGTGGAGCAGGTGGCGCGCAGGCACCCGGATTGCCTCGTGTTGCTGGTGGGTGCGGACACTGCGGGTGCGCAGCGGCGCCTTGGGCATCTGGACAACGTGCAGTTCACCGGAGAGGTGCCTTACGCACGCTTGCCGTTCTACCTGCACGCCTTCGACGTCTGCCTGCTGCCTTTCCATGTGGTGCCGCTGACGTTGGCGACCAACCCGGTGAAGATCTACGAATACCTGAGCGCCGGCAGGGAGGTGGTGTCGGTGGCGCTGCCCGAGATGCGGCAGTTCGGCGACCTGGTGCGTACCGGCGGCGATGGGCCGGCATTCCTCGCCGCGCTGGACGCCGCACTGCAGGCGCCGGGTGATGCGGCCATGGTGGCGCGCCGCCGCGCGTTTGCCGCCGGCCAGACCTGGAGGCACCGCGCGACCGATCTGATGGAGGCGGTGGAGGCATTGCCGCAGCCGCGGGTCAGCGTGGTGGTGCTTTGCTACAACAATGCCAGCTTCACCCGTGCCTGCCTGGACAGCCTGGAGAAGTACAGCGACTACCCGAATCTCGAGCTGATCGCGGTGGACAACGCGTCCTCGGATGAGACGCCGGCACTGCTGTCGGCATGGGCCGCGGCCGCCCCTGGTCGCCGGCACATCGCCAACGGCTCCAACCTCGGGTTTGCGGGCGGCAACAACGTGGGCCTGGCCGCCGCGACCGGCGAGTACCTGGTCATCCTCAACAACGACACCTTCGTCACGCCGGGCTGGGTGTCGACCCTGGTCCGGCATTTCCGGAGCGATCCCTCGCTCGGGGTCCTGGGCCCGGTCACGAACAACATCGGCAACGAAGCGCGTATCGAAATCGGTTACACCGACATGGCGCAGATGCTGGACGCGTCAGGCGACTACACCGCCCGCCATGCCGGCCTGCGGTTGCCGCTGCAAACGGCCGCGTTCTTCTGCGTGATGCTGCCGCGGCGGGTATACGAGGCAGTCGGCGGACTGGACGAGGCCTTCGGCATCGGCATGTTCGAGGACGACGACTATTGCCGGCGCGTCGAGCAGGCCGGCTGGACGGTGGCCTGCGCCGAGGACGTGTTCGTGCACCATCACCTCTCCGCTTCGTTCGACCAGATCAAGCAGGAGCGCCGGCAGCAGATGTTCGAGCAGAACAAGGCAATCTACGAGGCGAAGTGGGGCCCATGGGTGCCGCACAGGTATCGGGAACAGGACGCAGGAAAGTTGGCAGGATGAACATGTTGGATGGGCGATTGAAGGCCGTGAAGCACATACTCTGCATCGTTGGCACCCGCCCGGAAGGGATCAAGATGGCCCCACTCATTCGGGCCCTGAAGCGTGAGCCTTGGGCCAAGGTCACGGTGCTCTCGACGGCACAGCACCGCGATCTGCTCGACCAGGTGCTGGTCCTGTTCGACATCAAGCCGGACGTGGACCTGGACATCATGCGGGAGAACCAGCAGCTGCCCGAGCTGACTGCACGCCTGATCACCGCGCTCGATGCGAAGTTCGCCGATCTTTCCCCGGACATCGTGCTGGCCCAGGGCGATACCACCACGGTGATGACCGCCGCGCTGGTCGCGTTCTACCGGCGCATCCCGTTCGGCCATGTGGAAGCGGGCCTGCGCACGCATGACCTCGACAATCCCTTCCCTGAGGAGATGAACCGGGTCGTGGCTGGCCACTTGGCGCGCTGGCATTTCGTGCCAACCGAGCGGTCCCGCGCCAACCTGCTGCGCGAGGGCATTCCGGCCGACAGGATCCACGTCACCGGCAATACGGTGATTGATGCGCTGCTCGACGTGGCCGCCAAGGAGTGGCCGCTGGATGTACCGCTTGATCCGTCGAAGCGGCTGTTGCTGGTGACCGCGCACAGGCGGGAAAACTTCGGCGAGCCGTTGCGTGCGATGTGCCGCGCGATCCTGGCTCTGGTCGAGCGTCATCCGGATGTGGAGGTGCTGTATCCGGTGCACCCGAACCCGAACGTCAAGGCGGTGGCAAACGAGCTGCTGGGAAACCATCCGCGGATCCGCCTGTGCGCGCCGCTGGACTATGCCCCGTTCGTGGAGGCGCAGAAACGGGCCTACCTGATCCTGACGGATTCGGGGGGCGTGCAGGAGGAGGCGCCCGCGCTCGGCAAGCCGGTGCTGGTGATGCGCGTGGAAACCGAGCGGCCGGAAGCCGTGGATGAGGGGGTGGTGAAGCTGGTGGGGATGGACGAGGCACGAATCGTGGCCGAAGCGTCGCGCCTGCTCGATGACCCGCAGGCCTGGCGTGCTATGGCGCGCGGCGTGTCGCCCTATGGCGACGGCAAGGCGTCGCAGCGCATTGTCCAGGTACTGGGTGATGCATAGGCGCGCGCAGTCCTGGGTGAAGTGGTCTCCGCTGCGGGGTGGGTGCACGGCAGCAGTGCTGGGCATGGTGCTTGCGGGGGGGTGCCAGCGTCCGCCGGCTGACGTGTCCGCTGTGGCCTATCGCGTCGTGGACGAAGGGCGCGCGACGGGAGATTGCACGGCCTGCATCATCACGATGAACGAAAGCGCCTGTATGGCCGGCGGACAGGCCGCAGCGCTGGCCTGGCACCTTCCGTCCGGGATGCAGGCAACCGCCGTGCGCATCGAGGCCGAACGCATGGACGGGAGCCGGATATCGCTGGCGCAGGGCGGCAAGGAAGGACGGGCGCAGATTCCAGTCGTCCTGCAGCCGGAAGAACGCGTGTATCTGCTCGACGCGGATAGCGGGAAGCCGCTGGCGTTTATTCGAGTGGAAACGCCTTTGGGCTGCGCGCCTGGCGGCCCACAGGCGGGTCGCTGATTCTCAGGGCGGCGATACCAGTTCCATCGGCCCCGGCGGGGCGGCCAGTGGCTGCATGGAGTAGCGGGCCAGCAACTGCTCCGAGAATGCATTCAGATGGTGGTCCCGCAGCAGGGTGATGGAACGCATCTGTTCCTCGCGGGGCGCTTGGCAGATCACCAGCATGGGGACGCAGGAGGCCAGCTTGGCCGCAGGATTGACGCCGAGCAGGATGATCTCGCGCCCCTGGTTATTGGCATAGGCGCGGACATAAGGCGCCGCCTTCCATGTGGCTTGCGACAACGGATATTGCATGGCCAGTAGCAGGGCCAGTCCGAGGGCAACGCTCCAGCGCTGCGGACGCCGCCACCTGCTCCAGTCAGAACCTGCTGCCAATAGCGCCAGCGCGACGATGCATAGCTGGTAGGTCATCAGGTACCGTTGCTGGAAAACGTAATCCGGTCCAAACAAGGGGACGCGGACCAGGACGATGCCTGCCATCCCGCCATAGGCGAACAGCATCAACGCGGCCGCCACGAACACGGTCCGATTCCATCGATCCCTGAGCACGCGCCACCAGAACCAGAGATGGGCGGCGATTACCAGCAGGCCAATGAGGGCATGCACCCTTTCGTCGAACCAGGGAAGGTTCTGCTGCAGCGTGGCCCGGTCTGCCACAGAGAGTGCCGCAAGCGACAGCAGCATCTGCAGCAGGCGTTCCCAGCCGAAGCCCGCCAGTACGGCCAGCGCGTGCGTGGCGGGCTCCTCCGGCATGCCTGCGTGAAGGTAGTAGCTGCTGGCCATCCGGTAAGCGATGACGGTACCGACGACCACCGCCAGTGCCAGCGCGATGGACTTCCGGCTGGCCTCACGATGCTTGGATGCCAGCAACGCCAGACACAGCGCGATGCTGATGCTGGAGATGACCGCAAGGTTGTCCAGGGTGAATGCAACGAAGGGAGCCAGCAGGAGCAGCGGCAACCACTGTCGAAACATCACGGCCTGCCAGACCGCCATCGCCGTCGCGACCAGGGCCAGCGGTCCGAGGTAGCCGAGCGTGACCAGCGACCAGTTGAACGCCATCCCCCCATTGAGGGAGACCAGGCTGGCAGCGGCTGTCACCATCGCCAGGAGCCAGCTCCAGGTCGCACCCCCTGCCTCGGGCCGGTCTTGGCGCGCTATTTGGAGCATCAACAGCCAGGTGACGGCAGCAAATCCCAGACCGAGGTAGGCCTCGATCACGAAGTCCAGATCGAAGGTCTCCGCGTTCCACAAGAGCAGGAGCTTGTGGATGGGTTGTGCATGATCGCCACCGGGCCGCTTCATGTAGAGGTCAAGGAGGCTGACGCCGCCGTTGTAGTACTTCTGCAGGAAGGCGTCGACGAAGTACCAGCCGTCCGACGTAACGAATGGATTGCCGGCATGCGCGATGTACAGCGCGGCATTGGCGAAGGCGGTGACCGCCAGTGCGACGGCTGCCGCGGTGCGCCAGTCAGGCAGGGTTTGCTGCAGGGACGGGACTTTCATGCGTCAGGCGAGGTGGTGCAGGGCATCGTCGGCGGCTTCGAGGATGGCGGGTATGTGCTCTTCCACGCCGACCCACAACGGTAGGCGGACCAGCCGCTCGCTGATGTCGTCGGTGATCGCCATGCTGGCGGGTGTACGTCCGAGCGTGCGGCCCGCGGGCGACGAATGCAGCGGAATGTAGTGGAAGACGGTCTGCACGCCCGCTTCCTTGAGTCGGTGGATGAAGTGGGTACGTGCTTCCAGCGATGGCAGCAGCAAGTAGTACATGTGCGCGTTATGGGTGCAGTGGGCGGGCACCACCGGCCGTCGCAGGCGCCCCGCGGCTTCGTAGCTGGCCGCCCATGCGTGGTAACGCTCCCAGATCGCCAGCCGGCGGGCGGTGATCTGGTCGGCCTCCTCCATCTGGGCACAAAGGAACGCCGCGGTGATCTCGCCGGGAAGGAAGGAGGAGCCGACGTCCACCCAAGTGTACTTGTCCACCTGTCCGCGGAAGAAGCGACTGCGGTTGGTGCCCTTTTCCCGCAGGATCTCCGAACGCTCCGCGTAATGCTCGTCGCGGCACAGCAGCGCCCCGCCTTCGCCGGAAATGATGTTCTTCGTCTCGTGGAAGCTCAGCGCGCCGAGATCGCCGATGGTGCCGAGCGGGCGTCCCCTGTAGCTGGACATGATCGCCTGCGCTGCATCCTCGACTATGGCCAGTCCATGGCGGGCGGCAATGTCCAGCAGGGTATCCATCTCGCAGGCCACGCCGGCGTAATGGACCACGCAGATGGCGCGGGTGCGCGGGGTGATTGCCGCCTCCACCAGGCGCTCATCCAGGTTCAGAGTGTCCTCGCGCACATCCACGAACACCGGTACGGCTCCCCGCAACACGAAGGCGTTGGCAGTGGAGACGAACGTGTAGGAGGGCATGATGACTTCGTCGCCAGGCTGCAGGTCGAGCAGTAGCGCAGACATTTCCAGGGC from Thermomonas sp. XSG encodes the following:
- a CDS encoding glycosyltransferase, with translation MPRMLFHRDFAGYTGGHGKVWDYFRHALALGWDAWVYFTPDSKRDASNPWMAMPERVVADWHPQDFDVMFLAGMDWNALEDIREPPRPVVNLLQHVRHASPELPLRGFLRAPAQRICVSQPVADAVLATGEVNGPVAVIPAALDLPHDAMPRTPAADGPVLIAGLKAPALAHALAEELRARGISVELLDRWLPRADYLDRVARAPVAVTLPHPTEGFYLPALEAMALGVPVVLGDCVGSREYTRDGENCLLAALAPAPLAEAAQRAMQPMQAARLRAGGLATAGRFGQAAERAAFAQLLRDIGMAAP
- a CDS encoding sulfotransferase, whose product is MSAPRIGFLIGGVQKGGTTALAQYLAAHPGIALPRGKEAHVFDAPDYDDRWTSADIDARYAAHFEPDAQGLHGDATPIYCFHPAFVRRIAAYNPAMRWVLLLRHPVERAVSHYHMERARGDESWPFWPAMLLERWRLAGHLDDFAQGSPLRHFSYRARGDYARQLDVLLAHFPRRQVLLLRNEQLAARPAEALAQTLEFLGLPAMKRDDADYVRVFKGQYPPLSRDGLRFRVLQRLMGRPMRRARERFGLEWT
- a CDS encoding glycosyltransferase → MMQAKSQALLVLGMHRSGTSALTGLLGLHGVELGSNLSGAAADNQAGFWESHRVVDLHERLFAALGTSWDDPRELPVGWLETATRQGFVDDLVGLLRGEFGAAALWGVKDPRLCRVLPLWRQALARMSVEPKLVFALRDPGEVAGSLMRRNGLSSATSALLWLRHLVEPVQAAEGLRYCAIDYHALLQDWRGCMARAAAALGLIWPVSSDACAGAVSAYLRADLRHQRAADTRALLPGEWREWLLEAHADALAVADGVLDRPAWEASLLRTMARLAPAQPLIPDLQPASLIDASRRMLAEAEHARDDYRGEAARLFEESARAQRLVVETEARWQAAQQDLLAAWEKEKEIRAAAEQQAQAHALAEREALAAWEKEKEVRAAAEQQAQAAWEAEKRARAEADAQLSSARQGLLEAHGELLKRNARIERIQSELEAIKGSRSWRWTRPLRFVLRTLRHRGLTPEDRRLLGWGPHSQERAGASPALEAVTAASVSAVAVPAALAPRPSQRDVFVWAVIDWHFRIQRPQHLARELAAAGHRVFYVSNNFIDAAQPGFSVEALDADGRLFQVNLHLAGRPAIYHAAPDAAQREQLRASVGMLLAWTRSHACASLVQHPFWLETAQVLPNQRLVYDCMDHHAGFADNTDDVLAREHELMRAADLLVVTSDWLHEETRRHNPNCLTIRNASQYEHFCEPPAEVFRDPHGRRVIGYYGAIAEWFDVELVEQVARRHPDCLVLLVGADTAGAQRRLGHLDNVQFTGEVPYARLPFYLHAFDVCLLPFHVVPLTLATNPVKIYEYLSAGREVVSVALPEMRQFGDLVRTGGDGPAFLAALDAALQAPGDAAMVARRRAFAAGQTWRHRATDLMEAVEALPQPRVSVVVLCYNNASFTRACLDSLEKYSDYPNLELIAVDNASSDETPALLSAWAAAAPGRRHIANGSNLGFAGGNNVGLAAATGEYLVILNNDTFVTPGWVSTLVRHFRSDPSLGVLGPVTNNIGNEARIEIGYTDMAQMLDASGDYTARHAGLRLPLQTAAFFCVMLPRRVYEAVGGLDEAFGIGMFEDDDYCRRVEQAGWTVACAEDVFVHHHLSASFDQIKQERRQQMFEQNKAIYEAKWGPWVPHRYREQDAGKLAG
- the wecB gene encoding UDP-N-acetylglucosamine 2-epimerase (non-hydrolyzing); translation: MNMLDGRLKAVKHILCIVGTRPEGIKMAPLIRALKREPWAKVTVLSTAQHRDLLDQVLVLFDIKPDVDLDIMRENQQLPELTARLITALDAKFADLSPDIVLAQGDTTTVMTAALVAFYRRIPFGHVEAGLRTHDLDNPFPEEMNRVVAGHLARWHFVPTERSRANLLREGIPADRIHVTGNTVIDALLDVAAKEWPLDVPLDPSKRLLLVTAHRRENFGEPLRAMCRAILALVERHPDVEVLYPVHPNPNVKAVANELLGNHPRIRLCAPLDYAPFVEAQKRAYLILTDSGGVQEEAPALGKPVLVMRVETERPEAVDEGVVKLVGMDEARIVAEASRLLDDPQAWRAMARGVSPYGDGKASQRIVQVLGDA
- the rffA gene encoding dTDP-4-amino-4,6-dideoxygalactose transaminase produces the protein MIPFNKPFMTGRELWLIAQAHANGHLSGDGQFTKRSHAWLEQRTGARRALLTHSCTAALEMSALLLDLQPGDEVIMPSYTFVSTANAFVLRGAVPVFVDVREDTLNLDERLVEAAITPRTRAICVVHYAGVACEMDTLLDIAARHGLAIVEDAAQAIMSSYRGRPLGTIGDLGALSFHETKNIISGEGGALLCRDEHYAERSEILREKGTNRSRFFRGQVDKYTWVDVGSSFLPGEITAAFLCAQMEEADQITARRLAIWERYHAWAASYEAAGRLRRPVVPAHCTHNAHMYYLLLPSLEARTHFIHRLKEAGVQTVFHYIPLHSSPAGRTLGRTPASMAITDDISERLVRLPLWVGVEEHIPAILEAADDALHHLA